Within Telopea speciosissima isolate NSW1024214 ecotype Mountain lineage chromosome 8, Tspe_v1, whole genome shotgun sequence, the genomic segment ACCTCGAATTCAAGCAGCTAAGTTCTCAGCTGCTGTTCCGGAAGAACAGAAGAACCGAAGCAAAAAATCGATGAGTGTTGATTCTCTACAACGTTTTTTCGATCTCAACATGGGCCACTGGAACGGATCCTTATATGTGAGTTTGAATCctcaatttcagtttttttttttttttcctgcactTTACTAGTACAGCTGTTATTAATGCGAGCTTCTTCTTCGTTCTTGCAATCTACAGCAATTTGATTACAAAGGAAATTTGTTGCAAAAAATCACTACAAAACTTGCAGTGAGCTCATATGGTGAAGATGAGCTGATCAGCCTAATTCAAACGTAAGCTTTCTTTTTTCCACTTTCTAATTTCCACTTTCTAATTCATAGAGATTGGAACGAGAATGCACATTGTTAACTTAATCCTTCTTTTTGTTGAGCGGAAACAGATAAAAATGATTGCAAATTTTGTTCCATCCTTCTTTTTAGAACGTAGATATCAGAGTAAAAGTCTTTTTGTTGATAAAATCGCATTTGTTACTCATGATAGTTCATAGGTTTTAGAGTCTACTCTCAACATTGGCCTGTTAACTAGTACAAAATCTTTTGCATTTGTGATATAATATATCAAATCCGTATGAGTTGAAGATTATTGCTCAAGAATCCAATCTGCTCTTACTTCTTTGAGGTGGTTTGTCCAATACTTAACAGGTCTTTATAACTGGTCTTCTATATTTGTAGCTATTTTTGGGAATTCAGGTTAGGGTAAGTGGAGATAATCATCCTCTTTGAAAATCAAGGTTCTTGTTGTATTGTTTTATCATTTGATTCAAATATTCTTCTAACATTCTTTGTAATATTCAAAAAAGATATTTCGATGAAGTCCTCCAAGACTTAATGTGCATAtacttttcaccaaaaaaaaacagaagtgcATATACAGGTCCTGTTCTCATATCAAATTGCAGTCGGTAGTCTATGAATTACTGggataaatataaaaataatgcAATTTGGTGATGGCTTGGCAACTAATACTGACACTGTTATATCATCATCGTCATTGCCTAACCAGAGCTAAAGCTTGTTAATGCATGTAATTTCTACTTacaaaatataataaagaaGGGAATTGATTTTTTTCGAAATCTGATAAGTTGACTTTGTAGGTTGTAGATTACATATACGGATATACCATCATTTAGCTTTCTTACTTGGATATCAATAGTTAAATGAAATCAGAATTTTTGCCCTTATTGGCTAAAAACTAGCTGAAACTTCTTATTCATTTGTATTTAGTTTTTTCCTTATCACTGAAAATATTTAGTTGTGTGCCTGAACTTCACAGGCTGTacataaaacaacctccaaacACTTCAATTTCAGGAGTTGATCCTGAGCCAGAATGGGCAGAGTACAAAATCAAAGAAACCAACATGTTCACTGTCGACAAGTATCAGCAGGTGAGACCATTATCATTGCTTTGGAGTCAGGGTGTTGATCATTCATGATAGTAGCAGAGTCTTAAAGTTCATGAGACGTTCCTGTTGTTTTCTGTAAACTGTCTATCATGGTTAGTTTGCAGATTGAGTTTTTTTCCAAAGAGAGGGCATTTTCTCTAAGGTACCAGACAGTTGGAATGCTAGAGTATGTATTGAGACAAGGTGTTCTTGGTGAAGATGATACTGGTGAAGAATCACATAAGTGAGTGcttcttttctgaaacttcCTGATATTTCAATGCAGAGTCTCAAGATTCTCAACTTTTAATAGGAATAGAATTTATAGTAAATTCTATATCTTGCTTACTAATGGGTTTTGAACTAGATAAAGAATTGGTGCTTTCTGGGTAATTCAACAAGAGTTTGTTTCTACCATTGGGCTTGGTGCAAATCGGGTTCCAATTCTTACTACAGACTAGTATTGTATTGCTTCATTTCATAGTCTGTTCTCAATCATTCGATATGGAACAATTTTATGCTCTGTTGCTTAATCTTACAGTTCTGGGTTTCAactaatctttattttttgtctcaTTACTTTGCTTATTGATTGTGGTATTAACTGGATGAAATGAAGttctgaaattttgaaaattcccAAGTTGCTCAAATTGGGGCAGAACCTCAAAAATTTTCAGATATTTTTTACGTTTGTCTCTTGGACAGTGTTGTTCAAAATCTTCCATGTCCAGGTATCAAGGCGTTTTCACTGAAAAGATAATGGATGACTAATTTTTCTTTCTGGAGTTTGTTCTTTTTCATCTGTCAGGAGCTCATTCTCTTGCTTGCTAGGTTATATTTTCTTTAAGTTGGGTTAACTTTCATATCCATGTGTTTTGTCTGTCTGCATCAACAAAATCTCTGCAAGTTGCTTAAAGGAAGGGGACAACGATTAAGCGAGGCCTTCATTGTTGGATACAATGCTTTCCCCTGTAGTCAATTTAGATGTGGTAGTTGGCATTCAGGTAGGAATGCCTCTTCATTGGGGTTCCAATTAGGAGATCTTCTTATTGGAAAATTAACTTAGGTTGTAAATCTTTAATCCATCTGATTAATGGCATGCTTTCATGCTGTACACAGAAAGAGCAAGCAGAAAAGCCAGAAAACATTTGTCAAATGACTATGACACCTGGGTGATCACTTTTAGTTTGGAGGTACATCCAATAGGAGCCATTAATTGGATGATATCGGAGTAGGCTGTTTCTGCATCATGCCAAGTAGTGTACCAGGCTAGGGATCCACTTTCCCTTCATATATTGCCCGATTACTTTTTAAAGTATGAGTAATCATGGTGTTTTGGTACTTgctccctttttcttctaattttctatCATTCTGGTCCAGAAACCTAAAGCTTCCCTCTTCTCAACCTTCTATTGTATGCGAGAATTGTCTGTACTCACAGGACAAAGATATGCGAGCAAGAGCCTTCCACATCATGGACCCAAAAGGTTTTCTTGAAATGGTTCTTGTCTTTCTTGAAGAAAGAGGTCAAGAAAGAGGTCATGGGGTGACTCTTTTTCCTTCATTAGAAAATTCTAAGGTAATCTTCACTAATTATGCAACACAAAATCTTCTGAAAGCATTTGGTGGCCAGTGGTTGATGTGTTCTATTTTATTTGGCCACTTCTTAATTTCAATGGATCATGTCAACAATAAACCTCTGTATATAATATGCTGTATCCCTGTTTGATCTGCAGGATAGCACAAACAAGTTAATGCCATTTCTTGGCAGGTGGAAAGGCCATTCTATAACTAAGCGTAGTGGGGTTTATGGGGCCACAATTGCAGAAGCATATACAGCTGTTTTACTTGAAATTGATGAGAAAGGTCAGCTGATACAGGTTTGTGGCATTTTACAAAATTTAATCTTCTTCAGAATTTGCAATAATTTGATAGTTTGATTACGAAGCTGGATTTTCTCTAGATTGGAGGATTCAAGCCATGAACCTTTtggaactatgaaataactctttcaaaattttcaagtgAATACAAAACTGGCACCAATTTGTTGCTGTTGATTTCATACTCTAATTATTCCAAGTATACAATTTACATTTGTGAGTTTGCTTTCATGCAACATTTGGAGCATGGAAGCAAAATAATACTTTTACCATGACCATGATATGACCACTATGGTCTTGGAAAGGTCAACAAATATATACTCTGGTCTCTATATTCTTACATTTAATAGTCTGATTGCCTGGTGATTTATAACCTCAGCTCACTGTTCTTAATCTATTAAGGAGTGTGGCTTTGGAGTATTGGAGAGAAGGTTTCAAGTATTGGGATTGGATCTTGCATATCAGCGGATTGTATTGGGATCAGCAGGCAAAGACTGATCCACTGATACAATCTCCATTCACCAGAAAACTTGGCTGACCAGGTCAGCCTATCCGCATTAACACCTCCGATCAGCCACTATGGGGAGGGGTTGGCTGGATCAGAATGGGAATTGGTGGATCCAATCCTGGTTCCCAAGTTTAAATCTGGTTGGCAGTGCTATGTGATATTGGCATATTTCATAACATCTCTTGGCATACTCGTACGaatatttcatttataaatATGTCTCCAGATCAATTTTCTCACTTGATCCTCACATCCAGGACATTACTTTGACTACTAGTGATGGGGGTATTACTACTAATGTCCATTGGATGGGCTGCATGGCTGAAAATTTGGTAACATTTGATGGAGGCTTTCAGATTACCTTTTTGCCTGGAGGGATGTACATGGGATGTCCTTGTGATGTTGCAAAGAGTGTAGCAGAATCAAAATCTTTTCATCTGGAGTTCTGTTGGCTGGAGTCGCCTGGCAAGAGACAGAGACTTGTTCGAACTTATGATGTCGAGGGATTGGCAGTGTCATCAACGTATTTTTATGAGACCAAAATGTAAGGATACGCTTTGGTTCCTCGTGTATATCACCTGGAATGCATTGTATGTGCCATACAATTTACACACATGACATGCCATGTCTTGTGCCAAATGTTCATTGAACCCTTGATGTCTTTCTTTCAATCAATGCATGGTTTTGAGCTTGACATCTGACTCAATTTATTTGTGATGTATATTCAGCTTGTATGCTTTGCAATCTGCATCTCTTCCTCTCTGAATTACAAAGTGGAACCTTTTTGACTTTTTATGACTACTGAAGTTAGGTTACAGATGTAGCAGTTAGTAGGGTTAACAGGTTAAGCATGAAGGGTGTTCCCTTTCTTGTTAAGGACATTCCAATTAACCATTTCTCCTTTCAACAAACATGAagcaaaattttgtttttggctACAGATTCCCCTGCCACTTAATGGTTGGGAGTGCAGGGTTGAAGGATGTCAGCATCAGTTCATTGAGTTCATTCAGTTTTTTGATACAATTTTACAGGGATGTTTCTGTGGAGAgatgtgtcttttttttttataattagaGATTGCTAATGAAGCATGGAGGCCAGGCACCAATTGGTAGttctgttggacaagtgtgtgtccatcaaacccggttcggtccggttcacctttgtattgagcatttatacattttagtttgatattgtcgcatgcgatataaactttttgagcattatgtgtccctaagttttacttaaaatggtagtcacgattagggtttgggctaggcacccttgtcatatggtcgtcgcattggatatacctagacatgtgatgtcagggtacgaatacgagtgctcacatgtttgatgtgtgcattggcgaagaatctactttgtcgattccctcatatattactgtcagatgtaggaagggatagacatgtatcaccgacaccctatgcctgagggaaccctgtcactgcaaagtgcgatcgcattctttggttcatcaatgactgagactcaagcgagtcaaagtcggtgttttgggaatgcgtgaacactttatAAGTGAaagagttatccaacacggtcaccactgcccgattggggaacaccaagatagagactgtctgtgcatggtccaattagaatctggatccagtgccgttttggaaatggttttgcaaaaatctattttacataaaatgatacattatttataattatttgaacaaagtattttatcgagttttgcgggacccgatcagatgcacagacgctcttatatggacatgtactatggattggggtttgacagtacatgtatacatgccctagattccataatgatggtgttgattagtgggggggttgtatatgataaatagttatcatatagggagttatttgaaatttgttaatttaattagctctttatttaattaatggttttttgtgctaattgtaattatccattaataattaaataaagtaactaattaacaCATTCCCCATTAGATTCTGCATCTTCACCTAGTAAAGGACTTTGAGATAGACAGAAAGAGCCAATCAAGAGATATATCAGGAGAGACAGAGTTAGACTCTCACTGTGATTATATTAAATCCTATTaggatttaatttaatattttttttatttaaaaggaGACCAAAACGTGGGAGAGGAGGCTTCCACGTTTTTCAAAGCTACCCCCTCTCCACGTTTTggcttccccttctctctctcttgtgtttcttcttcttgctctctagttcttgagggctagggttttagaaacccagatccaGTTCAAGATACATTGGGATTGGCTTGGAAAACCTTGGTAGCATCGATTGAGGTTCATATCTGTCTGCTCGAAGTgtttcttggaggaagaaccactatctattggaagagcaacacttgaggctcaccaggttggCAGTtcttgaataatttttttttattttaattatttaatgttcatgggatgcgaaagaaactcgaatcaaccttttccgctgcgcattcgagttagggatggatcccccttgccatgtgatggactagggatgagtttcttcgtccctattgtgataataaattttacaggacacatgagggaaggagaaaccctaacagggatgcaccagggttcccatgggcgaccatggggagccctaaaaattaaatggagcacccatgggctaacccagggcgtgcaaaaccctgaGGATAactatcttggtctccctagggaaccatggtctaatccctggaccgttgtttgacccaCAAGTTTGACCCACAAGTTCTAGCCATGAACTGTGGGAATCATTCATCTGCCTCAAAAAGATTTGATTgttccaaaaattagcaaacTGCAGATGGATTTGTCTATAGCCATATGCTAGACCCACCCACCCCCACCTAGATGTTTGGCTCTGCCCAACTTCCCCAATGAAAGATAACTGGGCTTTGCCCATGAAACATATATGAACAGAACTGCAAGTATGATATTTATGGTATTTAATTATACTACAACCCGTAAGACAACCTATACGTACGTAGTATAGGTCCTTCTAGTCGttactatgcctagtgaagtataatgcttcactatttgtcacttggcagtacatgggttagtaTAGTGATAGAAgaccccacatacatctcaatggccaaattttagttCAAAGTAAGGAAAGTTGATCAAAGTCTGATTCAAAGTtatagtaaaattaccaaaatgccatcaaaatggagatgaatataaaatacaaaatgacatcttttttttttaattttagctactttctctactcattttaagttaaaattgtaccaatgagatgcttgtctggttctctatcacatggactaacccatgtactaccATTAAGTActaccatgtggcaaatagtgaagcgttatgCGTCATTAGGCATAGTGACGAGAAAGAAAACCTTTAAGTATAATGTAGATTCTTGTTCCACAACATTTTGTGTATTTAATGAAAAACTTATTTTCTCTGTAACAAATTTGAAACTGATTTATTGGGCTGCTACAAACATGGACTAACTTTAATTGGGCTGGTAGTTAGGGCCCATTGACATCCGAATGTAACAAAAAAAAGTCTGGATTCGTAGTGTTCACTTCTCCACAACATattaaaatcctttgcagtACTGGCGGGGTGACGGGGCACATCTGGCAGCTCAGCAGAGACCATGTGTGCCATGTAtgccacctggcctctgctgtgccgtcggatgtgcaccactgccccgccggtactgcagaggatcctggtccgtTACATTGGGGTTCTATTCCACATTTCCACCATATTTGTAATCAAGGTTTACAATCCAAATCCAATTGTAATCGAGGTTTacaatccaaatccaaatccaaatccaatccCACGGAACCTGAATCTGTTGGAATTGGGAAGAGGAAACAAAGATTTTCACATGTGTAATTTTTGAAAGTTTTTAATTTAAAAGACTTGTAGATCTTGCTATGACCTATGAGAGATAAGTTTCGTTTATTTTATGTTGTTTTATTGattaaaaagaattaaaaaaaagaacaaaaaataaagatgaaaaAATATTCATGTAAGACTGAGTCGGTGAATTGGAATCACCCATGATCGATTCCGATTTCTTCTGATTTGATATGGCCAATACTTGCCAGACTCTAGAGTTGTTGAGTTTTTCATATCTGAGGGTAGATTCTAGGATTTTTTGGGACTAATTCTATATTGGATCGATATCGGCACAGACCAATCCTATGTCCGATTCTGTGTGTTTGGAATATTGGTGGGAGTTAGGAACCTACTTTGTTATGTGCCCAATGGGGTTGGGCACTAGATTGGATtagcctagtatgagataggttaaagggaaGGCTACCTACTCTCGGAGTAAACTATCTAGAGTGAGAGCCGCTGAGGACGATGACTGTGGAAGTGTGGTGATCTGTTATGTGACTAACGGGTTTCGATCTAGtatatgggcactagattggacTAGCCCTAATATAAGATTGGTTAAAAAGCTTGATTTAACATATTGCATTAGCTATCAAGCTTTTGACCTATCAATCAAATACTTAACATACTTTAACTTATAGGTTTTAATCATCTGAAATGAAGATTGGTGACAACATATGGGTCCTAATGAGTAGTGATCATAATTGGCAACGTTCGATGAGGCTAAAAATGATccttaaggctatgtttggaagcccagaaaagaaaacacataataagacaaaaaacgTGATaacacaatgattgatttatgtgtctctctctttctcctaaatttatgttcttttcttgtcttggcTTCCATACTTAGCCTAAAGAAATAGTTAAAAACCTAAGATCTGGTCGATTTGATGGGGACTTAGGAGGGGTGCAAGAATTAGGGTGTGAAAGTATGACACTTCAAATCTCACCCCAACCTTGTTTGTTTAACTTAGGGTGTTGAACTTATAAAGGCTATTAAATGCTTTGTTTACTTATGTGATACTTGAAATCTCACCCCTATATTACCTAAAGTCCCATAAGAAACAATGGACTTTGGTTATTAGACTTCATGGAAAAAGTATAAAACTCACCCATGTTCCCCTTGGATTTTAATCATCTCGAATTCTCTAAAGTGTGCAGTGTGAAAgttctttacaaaaaaaaaaaaaaggtgcagTGCGGTAGTTTGGGGGTGGAGAAGTCGACATTTggtagctcggacatccaacggtccgggCTTATtgggttccttttttttttttccgagcATAGCATCATTGGATGTCCAAACTGCCATACgtcaacatctccaccccgAATTGTCTCACTTCAGTCTTAGGAATTGGAGACGATTATTTTCCTGTTCCCCACCCTATTAGACTAGGACTTCTACACTAGCGTAGATTCTTCGACACAAACCGCATTTAAGAAACGGAAAAGGCAAAATAAGGCCGCGAGGGGGCGAAAGTATCAcaaaatctttcttcttctcttcgcTGCTGCATCTGTAAAAGTAGGGTATAAAGACGCAGCAGCGTAGAGAGAAAGAAGCATGTAATATATAGCTACATcagaggaggagaaatgagTGCTTCGCCGAAGCATTCTCCTTCCAGTAGcaataataaaaaagaggagaggCCGAGGTTCTTTGATAACAAGACGAAGAACTTGTGTTGGGCCAAAGCTGATGTTGTCCCTGGACGACACCCGGACCGCTGGCGTAAAGACCCAGCAGGTAACATCGTTTGCAAGCGCTTCTGCAATTGCCATGGATGTCTCTGTTTCGAATATGATCACATCATTCCCTACTCTAAAGGTAAATCCACTTCAATTCCtccgttttttttttggtctgggTTTTCCAACTACATTTCATCCCCTAACTTCTGCTGGATCATGTTCTGGAAATTTACTTGAAAGTATTCGTTATAGGTTTgttgatatttttcttagaaTTGGTTCTATGCAGATGGAGAATCTACGCTTGAGAACTGTCAAATTCTTCAAACCAGGGTGAACAGATTTAAAGCAGACAAGAGCTGGGTGGAGAAAAATGAATTGCAGGGTTTCTCTTGTGATTTGAAGTTTACAGGTATGGGTGCACTTGATCCCCTCCtcaaaataacagaaaatctcccgagaaaagggaaaaatggcTCATTTCACAGATGATTTCACATGATGGCTTTATTAATTTCTGCTCCCATTTTGGTCATTGTTACTGTTGTTAACTTGTTATGCATAAATGACTAATAGCATTGGTTCTTGACTTCAAATACTGTTATACATGGAGGGAGGTTCAGTTAGTCATGCATCTTCAATTTCCTAAAGTGAGAAACTGGTCGAggatatttttcaaaatgtttCACTTCACCATTAAATAGCTTAGCTGTTTGTATTCCATCTGCTTGATTAAGTGGTGTTTGAGGGAACATTTGATTTACATCTTATAATTGAACTAGACTGGGAAATTGAGGAGGGATTGACTAAAAGCAGATATCTGGGACTCTCTCCATGGGAAAACTTGTGGATTACAATATCAGACAGTTACATAAGCCGGCTAAATGAGATGACTAATATGATTGACTAAAAGCAGAAATCACTAATACAATGTGAAATGAGATGACTACTTGTGTTAAGAAAattgctaaagatgtcctaggcGAATTGAAACGAAAACGTCATTcctctagagagacttggtggtgggatgataaGGTTCAAGCAGCTATTAAGatttaagactaagaaagctagtattaagacatggcaaaagactaaggatgtagaggatttataaaggtataaatttgccaaaaatgaagctaagaagattgtatGGAAAAATatgggtgaagaaatatgaagatcttataacaatctgagcacaaaggaaggggaaaaagctatctataagatagctaaagtaagggaaaggaagagtagagatgttgaccatgttagatgtattaaaagtgaagatggtaaagtgcTAATAAGGGATGGGGACATTAAGAAGAGATGGGATGGTTATTTTTGcaacctactaaatgaagacatttTGTGTAATAGTGTTTTAAAAGACTTtattacccatcaagacaccacatgtcgtagatatatacgaaaaattagggtgtctgaggtaaaagaagctttaaggaggataaAAGTAGGTAAGTCACAAGGCCGAGATGAGATCTCAATAGAAATGTGGAAGATTTTAggaatttgtggtttatcttggctaaccaagtgtTTAATAAATattatgagcacaagaaaaatgccagatgaatggaggagaagcattgtggttctgaTTTACTAAAATAAATGTGATATTTAGAGTTGCAATAATTATAGAggtataaaactaatgagtcatactatgaaattatgggagagagttattgaaacccacctgacacaagaaactactattacggagaaccaatttggttttatgccacgAAGATCCACGACATAAGCTATatacttacttaggagactcatggaaagatttagagattgcgagaagaatctccatatgatgtttattgacctagaaaaagtttatgatagagttcctagaaagttaatctggcaagtattagagaagagaaatatttcaagtaaatatgtggacacgattaaaaatatgtatgatggtggggtgacaagtgtaagaactgtagggggtcaaggtagtgaattctcaattacaattaGGTTACATCAATGATCAGTTTTACgcctttatttgtttgcacttatcattgatgatttaaccagaaacattcaagatgaggttccttggtgtatgctttttgctgatgatattgttttgatggatgagacaaaaggaGGGATTAAAACCAAGTTGGCGTTATGgtatcaaccttggaatcaaaaggttttaagataagtagatcGAAGACaaaatatatggtgtgtaactttggttacactaggacggataaagagatcatgaaaattgatgagagggagattccacaaagtgtttattttaggtatctgggctcaatcataaataaagaaggtgatatagaggatgctGTTTCgcagagaattaaaataagatggatgAAGAGGAGAGGTGCGTTtaaagtgttgtgtgatcggcgtattcctttaaaacttaaaggaaaattttatagaacaGTCATATGACCGTCTATGAtatatggtgtggaatgttgggcagttaagaagcatcatatagataaactcagtgtagcagagatgaggatgttgagatggatgagtggcaaaactaggaagaataaagtaagtaatgatcatattagagctgatttgggagtagctccgagacatgataagctacgagaaagtcgtttgaagtggcatggccatgttcaacggaggcctttggatgccccaatacggaggagtgattgttttcagattgaaggaactaaaataGCCAGGGCAAGACCTAAATTGATCcaaggagaagtggtgaggaaagacatgcataacttcggccttgtatcaagtatgaccttcgaatagagctgattggagggcaaggatccatgtaactgacaccatttagttgggataaggttgagttgtggTTGTGGTGGTACATAAGCCGGCTAAATCTTTTGAATTGGGGGTTTTCAGATTGACTGGTAACCTAGTTTGTATAGGTTTTATTTTATCTTCCGGTAAAGTAGCTTCCGAATCATCTTTGCCTTTGGTTACCTCAAATTACACTCTCTACTCATCAACTTAGAATCATTAGAAGATGGCCTGGGAGACTCAAAAGGGTTTATCAACCTGACACAAGCTGCtctggaaacccaaacccaaatggAACCAGCCCAACCTGAGTTTTGGTCTAGTAAAGGCTAGTAGTGACCAGTTAAGTAGTTATTTGGGGTTAATAatgtgatttttatttaatttcattGAGAGATAGCTAACGTAGGAGATAGTTTCCTTTCCTGTTTTAGTGTTAATTTCCTACTTGAgttctatttctgttttggaCTGTAATTAGgagttctttctttatttaaatgCTTGTAATCCAACAATTTGGACAGAATTGAATAGTTAGGATTTTGTGGTGACCTGCTGCTCCcttctctctcatctttctATTGGTTGTGAGTGCGGTAACCTATTTTCACTCCTCTTCCAATCTCTCTCATTCAATTCCCGTCCTTTTGAGTAAGCTTTTCTGAATCTGTGTCTTATTTCCTCATAGTTTTTTCCTCTATTGGTACTTCCCCTTTCTTTCTGCTATTTCCTGTTTGCTATCCTTTTTCCTGCTACTACCAAGCCAATAGGACCGAGAGATttgatctatctctctcatccctgGTCCTTGCTGCTTCAGATTTGATGTGATGCTATTTACCCCAGGGGCGACCCAACCTGTGACGTCTTGTGATCAGTACTATTGTGGATTGTGAGAACTACATCAACAATCAAATCTGGTTCTGAGACCTCAGCCCTACCTGTTTTCAGAAATTTCTCTCAATTTGTTCTGTTGATCATGAAACCTATTGTGGGGGTGGCTTCAGTAGGATTGGAATTGGAAAATTACTCCTGAAATCTCAATTCGATTGAAACTCGTACGTGAGAGATCTCTTGGCCGCAAGCTACCAAATTTCCGCAGGGTTCCTGTTGTAATTTAAGGTAGAAGAAGaccctcttcttttattttacaaaTAAACTCCTTAGTTGTTCATTTTACCCGTTATACCGTTCCTTTTCAAAGTTATTCAAACTTTGTCTAGTTGCTCATTTTACCCGTTATACCATTCCTTTTTAAAGTTATTCAAACTTTGTCACTAGTCCCTCTGGATTTCCAAGATTGGTTTTcccttttgggttttattgCTATCCTGCAA encodes:
- the LOC122672608 gene encoding uncharacterized protein LOC122672608 isoform X2, whose protein sequence is MATISSISRTKSPIQGFPVYVPKSRSSNGRVSFFQRPRIQAAKFSAAVPEEQKNRSKKSMSVDSLQRFFDLNMGHWNGSLYQFDYKGNLLQKITTKLAVSSYGEDELISLIQTLYIKQPPNTSISGVDPEPEWAEYKIKETNMFTVDKYQQIEFFSKERAFSLRYQTVGMLEYVLRQGVLGEDDTGEESHKNLKLPSSQPSIVCENCLYSQDKDMRARAFHIMDPKGFLEMVLVFLEERGQERGHGVTLFPSLENSKDSTNKLMPFLGRWKGHSITKRSGVYGATIAEAYTAVLLEIDEKGHYFDY
- the LOC122672608 gene encoding uncharacterized protein LOC122672608 isoform X1; protein product: MATISSISRTKSPIQGFPVYVPKSRSSNGRVSFFQRPRIQAAKFSAAVPEEQKNRSKKSMSVDSLQRFFDLNMGHWNGSLYQFDYKGNLLQKITTKLAVSSYGEDELISLIQTLYIKQPPNTSISGVDPEPEWAEYKIKETNMFTVDKYQQIEFFSKERAFSLRYQTVGMLEYVLRQGVLGEDDTGEESHKNLKLPSSQPSIVCENCLYSQDKDMRARAFHIMDPKGFLEMVLVFLEERGQERGHGVTLFPSLENSKDSTNKLMPFLGRWKGHSITKRSGVYGATIAEAYTAVLLEIDEKGQLIQDITLTTSDGGITTNVHWMGCMAENLVTFDGGFQITFLPGGMYMGCPCDVAKSVAESKSFHLEFCWLESPGKRQRLVRTYDVEGLAVSSTYFYETKM
- the LOC122670548 gene encoding uncharacterized protein LOC122670548; translated protein: MSASPKHSPSSSNNKKEERPRFFDNKTKNLCWAKADVVPGRHPDRWRKDPAGNIVCKRFCNCHGCLCFEYDHIIPYSKDGESTLENCQILQTRVNRFKADKSWVEKNELQGFSCDLKFTDKELDIIEMAVYGDVVRPGNQCRCRTVAEMLGQFKSKDRMAACKLPYDETL